Proteins from one Natrinema salinisoli genomic window:
- the nadC gene encoding carboxylating nicotinate-nucleotide diphosphorylase, which produces MITDTQVERWLREDVGHHDVTNQVPGETIGRLVAKESGTAAGLEAATAVFDYLDVAVTERLAEGADVDPGDELLRVEGAAREVLRGERVAVNLAGHASGIATRTREAVDAAREARRASETRAATGREHRPESDTVAIAATRKTTPGLRGLEKRAVVAGGGDTHRLDLSHMVMVKDNHIAELGLEEAIAHFQEQTSFATKIDVEVETVADAPRAAAAGADIVLLDNMTPEETRRAVAELADYEGVLAEASGGISVADVPDYAATGVDVISMGSLTHSAPSLDLSFRTDE; this is translated from the coding sequence ATGATCACTGATACACAGGTCGAACGCTGGCTCCGTGAGGACGTCGGACACCACGACGTGACGAATCAGGTCCCCGGCGAGACGATCGGCAGGCTTGTCGCGAAGGAATCGGGAACTGCCGCCGGTCTCGAGGCCGCAACTGCCGTCTTCGACTACCTCGACGTGGCCGTGACCGAACGCCTCGCAGAGGGAGCCGACGTCGACCCCGGCGACGAACTACTTCGGGTCGAGGGGGCTGCACGCGAGGTTCTCCGGGGCGAGCGCGTCGCGGTGAATCTCGCGGGCCACGCCTCGGGGATCGCGACGCGGACGCGGGAAGCGGTCGACGCAGCCCGCGAGGCGCGACGGGCCTCGGAAACGCGAGCGGCCACGGGCCGCGAGCACCGACCCGAATCGGACACCGTTGCCATCGCCGCGACCAGAAAGACCACGCCCGGGCTGCGCGGCCTCGAGAAACGCGCCGTCGTCGCGGGCGGCGGCGATACCCACCGCCTCGATCTCTCCCACATGGTCATGGTCAAGGACAACCACATCGCCGAGCTGGGGCTCGAGGAGGCGATCGCTCACTTCCAGGAGCAGACCTCGTTTGCGACGAAGATCGACGTGGAGGTCGAAACAGTCGCGGACGCGCCACGGGCTGCGGCCGCCGGTGCCGATATCGTCCTGCTCGACAACATGACGCCCGAGGAAACCCGGCGAGCAGTCGCAGAACTCGCCGACTACGAGGGCGTGCTGGCCGAAGCCAGCGGCGGGATTTCCGTCGCGGACGTGCCCGACTACGCCGCCACCGGCGTCGACGTGATCTCGATGGGGTCGCTCACGCACTCCGCACCGTCGCTGGATCTGTCGTTTCGAACCGACGAGTGA
- a CDS encoding DUF7529 family protein: protein MTADDESATDPLWTDLLEDAQAIAEEYREDGWDAVVLEPADVSPVERDERVGLDVAVSAAEYEVVHDLVEEGGVTITAADVYYRPLAEDGSDQRVALTVERDDASETAIFVPLEYDVTACKSVFETALLEEELLTHVTTESADQWVSFSHDDPSLFLEESDVRAWSPETE from the coding sequence ATGACGGCGGACGACGAGTCGGCGACGGACCCGCTCTGGACGGACCTCCTCGAGGACGCGCAAGCCATCGCCGAGGAGTACCGCGAGGACGGCTGGGACGCCGTCGTCCTCGAGCCGGCCGACGTCTCGCCGGTCGAGCGAGACGAACGAGTCGGACTGGACGTCGCAGTCAGCGCGGCGGAGTACGAGGTCGTCCACGACCTCGTCGAGGAGGGAGGCGTCACGATCACGGCGGCCGACGTCTACTACCGCCCCCTGGCCGAGGACGGGAGCGATCAGCGAGTCGCGCTGACGGTCGAGCGCGACGACGCGAGCGAGACGGCGATCTTCGTTCCGCTCGAGTACGATGTTACGGCCTGCAAATCGGTCTTCGAGACGGCGCTCCTCGAGGAGGAGCTCCTGACCCACGTGACGACCGAGTCGGCAGACCAGTGGGTAAGCTTCTCCCACGACGATCCGTCGCTGTTCCTCGAGGAATCCGACGTCCGCGCGTGGAGCCCGGAGACCGAGTGA
- a CDS encoding class I SAM-dependent methyltransferase produces the protein MGERYDEARELASFAGTVAAADRDPVVVIAGCGAGATIEGLREHGVAAYGFDTSRSALDAMDEATQEWAIEADLRDDDLVASLREAFGIDGIDVFVTECVLSFLTLEEATAALARIRETDGVGVLAHKVRIDPPIAAQNGDIDATILPPTEWQAACDPADADIWRDGLERWELPPSGTDPADET, from the coding sequence ATGGGAGAGAGATACGACGAAGCCAGAGAACTCGCGTCGTTCGCCGGCACCGTCGCGGCCGCCGACCGGGACCCGGTGGTCGTCATCGCAGGGTGTGGAGCCGGGGCGACCATCGAGGGGCTGCGCGAGCACGGCGTGGCCGCCTACGGCTTCGATACGTCGCGATCCGCACTGGACGCGATGGACGAGGCGACGCAGGAGTGGGCGATCGAGGCGGATCTGCGCGACGACGACCTCGTTGCGTCGCTGCGCGAGGCGTTCGGGATCGACGGGATCGACGTCTTCGTCACGGAGTGTGTCCTGTCGTTCCTGACCCTCGAGGAGGCGACGGCGGCGCTGGCCCGGATTCGGGAAACGGACGGCGTCGGCGTGCTAGCCCACAAGGTTCGGATCGATCCCCCGATCGCTGCGCAGAACGGCGACATCGACGCGACGATACTGCCGCCGACGGAGTGGCAAGCGGCGTGTGACCCCGCGGATGCGGACATCTGGCGCGACGGGCTGGAGCGGTGGGAGCTGCCGCCGTCCGGGACGGACCCCGCCGACGAGACGTGA
- a CDS encoding lipoyl protein ligase domain-containing protein encodes MRVFRGRAPTLERDRDASRRLLSVATDGESAVRVWAPHRQVAFGRRDVRLEGYDRARETARERGFHPVERDVGGRAVAYDGTTTLAFARAEPVADFRSGSTDRYERATAALERALRSLGLEPSRGEPDDSFCPGTHSLSVADASGDERQRRKLVGIAQRVRQDAALVAGIVLVDNCGALARVLEAVYDALAMGLDPASVGTVADAGGPSDPDTVRTAVEDALIGAETDVSVESIGDEP; translated from the coding sequence ATGCGCGTATTTCGCGGGCGGGCACCGACTCTCGAGCGCGATCGCGACGCGAGCCGGCGGCTGTTGTCGGTCGCCACCGACGGTGAATCCGCCGTCCGCGTCTGGGCTCCTCACCGCCAGGTCGCGTTCGGTCGCCGGGACGTTCGTCTCGAGGGGTATGACCGAGCCCGTGAGACCGCACGTGAGCGGGGGTTTCACCCAGTCGAGCGCGACGTCGGGGGTCGAGCGGTCGCATACGACGGGACGACGACGCTGGCGTTCGCCCGCGCCGAGCCGGTCGCGGACTTTCGCTCCGGGTCGACGGATCGGTACGAACGCGCTACAGCGGCCCTCGAGCGGGCGCTTCGATCGCTCGGGCTCGAACCGAGTCGGGGCGAACCCGACGACTCGTTCTGTCCCGGCACGCACTCGCTGTCGGTTGCGGACGCGAGCGGCGACGAACGGCAACGGCGAAAACTCGTCGGCATCGCTCAGCGCGTCCGGCAGGACGCCGCGCTCGTCGCGGGTATCGTGCTCGTAGACAATTGCGGAGCGCTCGCGAGGGTGCTCGAGGCGGTCTACGACGCGCTCGCCATGGGGCTCGATCCGGCGTCGGTCGGTACCGTCGCGGACGCTGGCGGCCCGTCGGATCCCGATACCGTTCGGACGGCCGTCGAGGACGCCCTGATCGGGGCGGAGACCGATGTCTCGGTCGAGAGCATCGGGGACGAACCGTAA
- a CDS encoding DUF4385 domain-containing protein, whose product MTGDSETGDGPEYDVDFRADPDAYEIGRGEEGVFKVEPYKSELLPLWSYRDEAAAEEAAEAIYERYERYRENDEFPGMDMARKYLQMGYTRAMRYAKYPGGRKYGDDGVERDPQEWANADKRAAALVFEEYWKRVREDDTYQRAKARHRERTD is encoded by the coding sequence ATGACCGGTGACTCCGAAACCGGCGACGGCCCCGAGTACGACGTCGATTTCCGCGCCGATCCCGACGCCTACGAGATCGGTCGCGGCGAAGAGGGCGTGTTCAAGGTCGAACCCTACAAGAGCGAGTTGCTCCCGCTGTGGTCGTACCGGGACGAAGCGGCCGCCGAGGAAGCCGCCGAAGCGATTTACGAGCGGTACGAGCGCTATCGCGAGAACGACGAGTTCCCCGGGATGGACATGGCACGGAAGTACCTGCAGATGGGGTACACCCGGGCGATGCGGTACGCGAAGTATCCCGGCGGTCGGAAGTACGGCGACGACGGGGTCGAACGCGACCCACAGGAATGGGCCAACGCGGACAAACGAGCCGCTGCGCTCGTCTTCGAGGAATACTGGAAACGGGTCCGCGAAGACGACACCTACCAGCGGGCGAAAGCGCGCCACCGAGAGCGGACCGACTAA
- a CDS encoding PaaI family thioesterase — translation MSEDAPTMDALEEFDDLESMLQYFLDENQDFLSWLGTSVDNVGDGSMTMSIPYDEKLTNMRPNAADDEQADLHGGVAATLIDTVGGLALRTAIDDPFGVRIATINLNVNYLRPATADLVATADVIRVGGSVGVSEITVESTAPDGETKPVAIGQGAYRVFRSE, via the coding sequence ATGTCAGAGGACGCCCCGACGATGGACGCGCTCGAGGAGTTCGACGACCTCGAGAGCATGCTCCAGTACTTCCTCGACGAGAATCAGGACTTCCTCTCGTGGCTCGGCACGAGCGTCGACAACGTCGGCGACGGGTCGATGACGATGTCGATCCCCTACGACGAGAAATTGACGAACATGCGGCCGAACGCCGCGGACGACGAGCAGGCGGACCTCCACGGCGGCGTCGCCGCTACCCTCATCGACACCGTGGGCGGGCTCGCGCTCCGGACGGCGATCGACGACCCCTTCGGCGTCCGGATCGCGACGATCAACCTGAACGTCAACTACCTCCGCCCCGCGACGGCGGACCTCGTGGCGACCGCGGACGTGATCCGTGTCGGCGGGAGCGTCGGCGTCAGCGAGATCACCGTCGAGAGCACGGCTCCCGACGGCGAGACCAAGCCGGTGGCGATCGGACAGGGTGCCTACCGCGTGTTCCGCTCGGAGTAG
- the nosZ gene encoding TAT-dependent nitrous-oxide reductase — protein MTQPTDADDRPADTNRSTESAIDAGSDSERDPLFSRIPRRDFVKAGAATGAMASLAGCTGMLGGDDESTSLTDVKTDVEPGEHDDYYAFLSGGHTGEIRVYGLPSMRQLMRIPVFQPESARGYGYDDRTSEMLEDAGGYSWGDAHHPRVSQTDNDYDGRWAFVNDKANGRMARINLKYFETDAIVDIPNQQGTHGACCLLPDTKYVFGVGEFRVPMPNDGRDLTDPDSYTSTIAAINPETMNVEWEVLVDGNMDNGDGGKEGRWFFATGYNSEHAVTESEMSSTDTDWLKAFDVPAIEEAVEAGEYEEIGGVPVVDGTRNSSLNEGDRPIVRYIDVSKSPHGVSVTPDGQYAIASGKLDPTATVVDIETLAEADDPNESIVGRPRLGMGPLHTAYDGRGHAYTTLFIDSQVVKWDIEAAVEASEESTDPVIEKIDVHYNPGHLIAAESYTADPQGDWLISLNKLSKDRFLPVGPMHPENDQLIYIGDDEEGMSLVKDTPSYAEPHDASIVSADKIDPAKVYDPEDYDEEFVDTEDVDISREDGRVHVKMYSTRNQFGFEEVTVTEGDEVTMTVTNIEQTADILHSLAIPEHDINIKLAPQETREVTFTADEPGVYWMYCAFFCSALHLEMRSRLIVEPAE, from the coding sequence ATGACCCAACCCACCGACGCCGACGACAGACCCGCCGATACGAACCGTTCGACCGAATCCGCGATCGACGCCGGGAGCGATTCGGAGCGCGATCCGCTGTTCTCCCGGATCCCCAGACGGGACTTCGTGAAGGCCGGGGCAGCGACGGGCGCGATGGCCTCGCTGGCCGGCTGTACGGGGATGCTCGGCGGTGATGACGAATCGACGTCCCTGACGGACGTCAAGACCGACGTCGAGCCCGGCGAGCACGACGACTACTACGCGTTCCTCTCGGGCGGCCACACCGGCGAAATCCGCGTGTACGGCCTCCCGTCGATGCGACAGCTGATGCGCATTCCCGTGTTCCAGCCCGAGAGCGCCCGCGGCTACGGCTACGACGACCGCACGAGCGAGATGCTCGAGGACGCGGGCGGCTACTCGTGGGGTGACGCACACCACCCGCGCGTGAGTCAGACGGACAACGATTACGACGGCCGCTGGGCGTTCGTCAACGACAAGGCGAACGGTCGGATGGCCCGGATCAACCTGAAGTACTTCGAGACGGACGCGATCGTCGACATTCCGAACCAGCAGGGGACCCACGGTGCCTGTTGTCTGCTACCGGACACGAAGTACGTCTTCGGCGTCGGCGAGTTCCGCGTCCCGATGCCCAACGACGGGCGGGACCTCACCGATCCGGACAGCTACACCTCGACCATCGCCGCGATCAACCCCGAGACGATGAACGTCGAGTGGGAGGTGCTGGTCGACGGCAACATGGACAACGGCGACGGCGGCAAGGAAGGCCGGTGGTTCTTCGCGACCGGCTACAACAGCGAGCACGCCGTCACCGAGAGCGAGATGTCCTCGACGGACACTGACTGGCTGAAGGCCTTCGACGTGCCCGCCATCGAGGAGGCCGTCGAGGCCGGCGAGTACGAGGAGATCGGCGGCGTCCCGGTCGTCGACGGCACCCGAAACAGCTCGCTGAACGAGGGCGATCGTCCCATCGTCCGCTACATCGACGTCTCGAAGAGTCCCCACGGCGTCAGCGTCACGCCCGACGGGCAGTACGCGATCGCCAGCGGGAAACTCGACCCGACGGCGACCGTCGTCGACATCGAGACGCTCGCCGAGGCCGACGATCCCAACGAATCGATCGTCGGCCGCCCGCGACTCGGCATGGGGCCGCTTCACACCGCCTACGACGGCCGCGGCCACGCCTACACGACGCTGTTCATCGACTCGCAGGTCGTCAAGTGGGACATCGAGGCCGCCGTCGAGGCCAGCGAGGAGTCGACCGACCCGGTGATCGAGAAGATCGACGTCCACTACAACCCCGGCCACCTCATCGCCGCGGAGTCGTACACGGCCGACCCGCAGGGTGACTGGCTGATCTCGCTGAACAAGCTCTCGAAGGATCGGTTCCTGCCGGTCGGGCCGATGCACCCCGAGAACGACCAGCTGATCTACATCGGCGACGACGAGGAGGGGATGTCCCTCGTCAAGGACACGCCCTCCTACGCCGAGCCCCACGACGCCTCGATCGTCAGCGCGGACAAGATCGACCCCGCGAAAGTCTACGACCCCGAGGACTACGACGAGGAGTTCGTCGATACCGAGGACGTCGATATCTCCCGCGAGGACGGTCGCGTCCACGTGAAGATGTACTCGACCCGCAACCAGTTCGGCTTCGAGGAGGTCACCGTCACGGAGGGCGACGAGGTGACGATGACCGTCACCAACATCGAACAGACCGCCGACATCCTCCACTCGCTGGCGATCCCCGAGCACGACATCAACATCAAGCTCGCACCACAGGAGACGCGCGAAGTGACGTTCACCGCCGACGAGCCGGGCGTCTACTGGATGTACTGTGCGTTCTTCTGTAGCGCACTCCACCTCGAGATGCGCTCGCGACTGATCGTCGAACCCGCGGAGTGA
- the nosD gene encoding nitrous oxide reductase family maturation protein NosD, translated as MRDGTFAVAAAVVLVCSLAGAAVAATSGSAESESVDGWRADVPAVHDVDEPQSDGVATVDDREFDSVQAAVDAADPGDTVRLEGRFDERVVVDTRDVTIAAVERDGAVIDGGGEGTVVEIQAENVTLENVWIRNSGLERADTDSGVVVNGSNATLSALRLTEIQFGVWIGSVDDVTVEDSIVAGREDVPLAERGNGIHLWEATDAEVRNNSVTTVRDGIYYQWAEGIVAEGNTMWDMRYGVHYMYSDDNRLEDNVAFDNDVGFALMVSKRLTLLNNTAVNNDGTSGHGILLKDVEDSEVIGNDLVGNGNGLYVHNSQDNRLASNLVLANDVGVHITGGSSGETVSGNSFIRNGEAAFAETKSQTSWNGTDRGNYWSAARVADLDEDGISENRHRPAGTVERLVHEKPQAAVFAQSPAFDAVKLAESSFPVLETPGIVDHRPLADSPHEHWRSYYENHDN; from the coding sequence ATGAGGGACGGTACCTTCGCCGTCGCCGCCGCGGTGGTCCTCGTGTGTTCGCTCGCGGGGGCGGCCGTCGCCGCGACGAGCGGATCGGCCGAGTCCGAGAGCGTCGACGGCTGGCGGGCGGACGTGCCGGCCGTCCACGACGTCGACGAACCGCAATCCGACGGCGTCGCGACCGTCGACGACAGGGAGTTCGACTCGGTACAGGCGGCGGTCGACGCCGCCGACCCGGGTGACACCGTTCGCCTCGAGGGGCGGTTCGACGAACGGGTCGTCGTCGACACGCGAGACGTGACGATCGCGGCCGTCGAACGCGACGGTGCGGTGATCGACGGCGGCGGGGAGGGGACGGTCGTCGAGATTCAGGCCGAGAACGTCACCCTCGAGAACGTCTGGATCCGTAACTCCGGCCTCGAGCGAGCGGACACCGACAGCGGCGTCGTGGTCAACGGCTCGAACGCGACGCTGTCGGCGCTCCGACTGACCGAGATCCAGTTCGGCGTCTGGATCGGGAGCGTCGACGACGTGACCGTCGAGGACTCCATCGTCGCCGGCCGCGAGGACGTGCCGCTGGCCGAGCGGGGTAACGGCATCCACCTCTGGGAAGCGACGGACGCCGAGGTGCGAAACAACTCCGTGACGACCGTCCGCGACGGGATCTACTACCAGTGGGCCGAGGGAATCGTCGCCGAGGGCAACACGATGTGGGACATGCGCTACGGCGTCCACTACATGTACTCGGACGACAACCGCCTCGAGGACAACGTCGCCTTCGACAACGACGTCGGCTTCGCGCTGATGGTCTCGAAGCGGCTGACGCTGCTGAACAACACTGCCGTGAACAACGACGGCACGAGCGGTCACGGCATCCTACTCAAAGACGTCGAGGACAGCGAGGTAATCGGCAACGACCTCGTCGGCAACGGCAACGGGCTGTACGTCCACAACTCCCAGGACAACCGCCTCGCGTCGAACCTCGTCCTCGCGAACGACGTGGGCGTCCACATTACCGGCGGCAGCAGCGGCGAGACCGTCTCGGGCAACAGTTTCATCCGGAACGGCGAAGCGGCGTTCGCGGAGACGAAGTCACAGACCAGCTGGAACGGTACCGACCGGGGCAACTACTGGTCGGCGGCCCGCGTCGCCGACCTCGACGAGGACGGGATCAGCGAGAACCGCCACCGACCCGCCGGCACCGTCGAGCGGCTGGTCCACGAGAAGCCGCAGGCGGCCGTCTTCGCCC